From the Periophthalmus magnuspinnatus isolate fPerMag1 chromosome 1, fPerMag1.2.pri, whole genome shotgun sequence genome, one window contains:
- the LOC117378992 gene encoding E3 ubiquitin-protein ligase pellino homolog 1-like isoform X2, with amino-acid sequence MSSSSPDSRTDPGPDPVIYGQLFVLGCNGSLPRGDTERMKSRFVLRQREMPNGVRPSTVHPSYTPQAAKVVSSRLQHSISFKVTHKHTVVVEYVPDSNTDLFQIGRSTEPPIDFVVTGADPAAVSRFSCRIVCSRTPPYSARIYAAGFDDSNNIVLGEKAAKWRTADGHMDALTTNGVLVMNPGPGFGLQSKPRSSEPGSCESGSSEPGSSERGSSEPGLWKEVSVCGDIFTLRETRAAQKRGAKL; translated from the exons ATGTCTTCATCCAGCCCAGACTCCAGAACTGATCCTGGTCCAGATCCGGTCATTTATGGACAGCTCTTTGTACTTGG GTGTAACGGTTCGCTTCCAAGAGGAGACACGGAGCGGATGAAGAGTAGGTTTGTTCTGCGTCAAAGGGAAATGCCAAATGGAGTGAGACCGAGCACCGTGCACCCATCCTACACGCCCCAGGCCGCCAAg GTGGTGAGCAGCCGTCTGCAGCACAGTATCTCCTTCAAAGTGACTCACAAACACACTGTGGTGGTGGAGTATGTCCCAGACAGCAACACTGATCTGTTCCAG ATCGGTCGTTCCACTGAGCCGCCCATAGACTTTGTGGTGACAGGTGCCGATCCTGCCGCTGTTTCGAGGTTCTCCTGTCGAATCGTCTGCTCCAGAACGCCACCATACAGCGCCCGAATTTATGCAGCAGGGTTTGACGACTCCAACAACATTGTCCTCGGG gAGAAAGCAGCGAAATGGAGAACAGCTGACGGTCACATGGATGCTCTCACCACAAATGGGGTTTTGGTCATGAATCCTGGTCCAGGTTTTGGTCTTCAGTCTAAACCAAGATCATCTGAGCCAGGGTCATGTGAATCAGGGTCATCTGAGCCAGGGTCATCTGAACGAGGATCATCTGAACCAGGGTTGTGGAAGGAGGTCTCTGTATGTGGAGACATCTTCACCTTGAGAGAGACACGAGCTGCCCAAAAGAGAGGAGCCAAG CTGTAA
- the LOC117378992 gene encoding E3 ubiquitin-protein ligase pellino homolog 1-like isoform X1 — MSSSSPDSRTDPGPDPVIYGQLFVLGCNGSLPRGDTERMKSRFVLRQREMPNGVRPSTVHPSYTPQAAKVVSSRLQHSISFKVTHKHTVVVEYVPDSNTDLFQIGRSTEPPIDFVVTGADPAAVSRFSCRIVCSRTPPYSARIYAAGFDDSNNIVLGEKAAKWRTADGHMDALTTNGVLVMNPGPGFGLQSKPRSSEPGSCESGSSEPGSSERGSSEPGLWKEVSVCGDIFTLRETRAAQKRGAKVKGESNLLVDGSLVDLCGVMLLWRSTEGLSLSPTDALLESYRQELNSERPQCPVGYYTLSFPSRPPQLDFLKPDQTPGLKLDPKQPWVYMRCGHVHGYLRWGNQCPMCRTNSVCVPLWLGLERGFYVDSEKPTHALAPCGHVCSQRTAEYWSHVRMPRMQAPVHVHASEDVHGFQALCPFCLKPLDTQTPYVQLIFQTPY, encoded by the exons ATGTCTTCATCCAGCCCAGACTCCAGAACTGATCCTGGTCCAGATCCGGTCATTTATGGACAGCTCTTTGTACTTGG GTGTAACGGTTCGCTTCCAAGAGGAGACACGGAGCGGATGAAGAGTAGGTTTGTTCTGCGTCAAAGGGAAATGCCAAATGGAGTGAGACCGAGCACCGTGCACCCATCCTACACGCCCCAGGCCGCCAAg GTGGTGAGCAGCCGTCTGCAGCACAGTATCTCCTTCAAAGTGACTCACAAACACACTGTGGTGGTGGAGTATGTCCCAGACAGCAACACTGATCTGTTCCAG ATCGGTCGTTCCACTGAGCCGCCCATAGACTTTGTGGTGACAGGTGCCGATCCTGCCGCTGTTTCGAGGTTCTCCTGTCGAATCGTCTGCTCCAGAACGCCACCATACAGCGCCCGAATTTATGCAGCAGGGTTTGACGACTCCAACAACATTGTCCTCGGG gAGAAAGCAGCGAAATGGAGAACAGCTGACGGTCACATGGATGCTCTCACCACAAATGGGGTTTTGGTCATGAATCCTGGTCCAGGTTTTGGTCTTCAGTCTAAACCAAGATCATCTGAGCCAGGGTCATGTGAATCAGGGTCATCTGAGCCAGGGTCATCTGAACGAGGATCATCTGAACCAGGGTTGTGGAAGGAGGTCTCTGTATGTGGAGACATCTTCACCTTGAGAGAGACACGAGCTGCCCAAAAGAGAGGAGCCAAG GTGAAAGGCGAGTCTAACCTCCTTGTGGATGGCTCTTTAGTGGATCTGTGTGGAGTGATGCTGCTGTGGCGTTCCACAGAGGGTCTGTCCCTCAGCCCAACAGATGCACTCCTCGAATCCTACAGACAAGAACTGAACTCGGAGCGGCCGCAATGTCCTGTGGGATACTacactctctcctttccctctagACCTCCACAGTTAGACTTCCTAAAACCAGACCAAACACCCGGACTTAAACTTGACCCAAAGCAGCCCTGGGTCTACATGCGCTGTGGCCACGTGCATGGATACCTCCGATGGGGAAACCAGTGTCCCATGTGCAGGActaacagtgtgtgtgtcccatTATGGTTAGGTTTGGAGCGTGGATTCTATGTGGATTCGGAAAAGCCAACTCATGCTTTGGCTCCCTGCGGTCATGTGTGCTCCCAACGAACTGCGGAGTACTGGAGCCATGTGCGTATGCCTCGTATGCAGGCTCCAGTCCACGTGCACGCTTCTGAGGATGTGCACGGCTTCCAGGCCTTGTGTCCGTTCTGTCTAAAGCCGCTGGACACTCAGACTCCATATGTACAGCTCATTTTCCAGACCCCATACTAG